Proteins from a genomic interval of Streptomyces sp. TLI_235:
- a CDS encoding D-alanine-D-alanine ligase: protein MNITSWHDHQPHELDELVRTAVAPLPGWKVAVVYGAASIEDRLYMESKPQSEWSVNDVLGGLRELGVQAQWLDPTDPEFPSRVMEFDAAFLNTHGDFGEDGNLQGTLAYLGVPYTGSGVATSAIGADKRLTKLVVATSGVASPAHQRLADGADTPAVDRFPLMLKAVNGGSSIGTVLVTEPDDFRSTLGRLREAGFGDVIAETFVDGATVTVSALRIGDQVVLLPPIACATDREYYDEYSKLHGEKAGSVRYEALTDTADPRLRRLHEATRRVLGLLDPEGAVRVDFILPEDGEPQLLELNTLPGVQHGSNLVLSAQAAGIPYRDLLGLVLRSAANPRKLAPWTDPARTARVTADTPLPATR from the coding sequence ATGAACATCACCAGCTGGCACGACCACCAGCCCCACGAGCTCGACGAACTCGTCCGCACCGCCGTCGCCCCGCTGCCCGGCTGGAAGGTCGCCGTCGTGTACGGCGCCGCCTCCATCGAGGACCGCCTCTACATGGAGAGCAAGCCGCAGAGCGAGTGGTCCGTCAACGACGTCCTCGGCGGCCTGCGCGAACTCGGCGTCCAGGCTCAGTGGCTCGACCCCACCGACCCCGAATTCCCCTCCCGTGTCATGGAGTTCGACGCCGCCTTCCTCAACACCCACGGTGACTTCGGGGAGGACGGCAACCTCCAGGGCACCCTCGCCTACCTCGGCGTCCCCTACACCGGAAGCGGCGTCGCCACCAGCGCCATCGGCGCCGACAAGCGGCTCACCAAGCTCGTGGTCGCCACCAGCGGCGTCGCCTCACCCGCCCACCAGCGGCTCGCCGACGGCGCCGACACCCCCGCCGTCGACCGCTTCCCGCTCATGCTCAAGGCCGTCAACGGCGGCAGCAGCATCGGCACCGTCCTCGTCACCGAGCCCGACGACTTCCGGTCCACTCTCGGCCGGCTGCGCGAGGCCGGCTTCGGCGACGTCATCGCCGAGACCTTCGTCGACGGCGCAACCGTCACCGTCTCCGCGCTGCGCATCGGCGACCAGGTCGTCCTGCTCCCGCCGATCGCCTGCGCCACCGACCGCGAGTACTACGACGAGTACAGCAAGCTCCACGGCGAGAAGGCCGGCTCCGTCCGCTACGAGGCGCTCACCGACACCGCCGACCCGCGGCTGCGGCGGCTGCACGAGGCCACCCGCCGCGTCCTCGGCCTGCTCGACCCCGAGGGCGCCGTCCGCGTCGACTTCATCCTCCCCGAGGACGGCGAGCCCCAGCTGCTCGAACTGAACACCCTCCCCGGCGTCCAGCACGGCAGCAACCTGGTGCTCTCCGCCCAGGCCGCCGGAATCCCCTACCGCGACCTACTCGGCCTCGTCCTGCGCAGCGCCGCCAACCCGCGCAAGCTCGCCCCCTGGACGGACCCGGCGCGCACCGCCCGGGTCACCGCGGACACCCCGCTGCCCGCAACCCGCTGA